A stretch of Candidatus Sulfotelmatobacter sp. DNA encodes these proteins:
- a CDS encoding ABC transporter substrate-binding protein, translating into MSVRGALASLALAGALLAGCAPAHPPRTVRVAIALEPHSLNPDFSTLVVENEIAGALFQGLVRIGRGERVVPDVAQALPSRANGGISADELTYTYRLRTDARWSDGVPVTADDVVFTYGVLTDPKLDVPNDELAALVASVRARGAHAVVIRLRHRSVDALRLLFCNGAHGSILPAHVLRGVDLNRTDFDRRPVGSGPFVLARWTPGVEVRLAARRAAGAPPPRLDDVRLLVIPVPTTAVAALRAGEIDYARLPPSFDARLLGDGLVTGIVHGRTLVYLSFATQRAPFRDVRLRRALAAVLDRDRIGRAATTGFTTPARTLVPPDEPGYVAPAGVPRTDLAAARGALAALHPHPLVLTLSAGSPSMEARAAQIADAWERAGVRVQLRALAPAVMFGDPGPLYEGTYEVALTNWTFGPGSDRSDQLASWARAPKGENFAQYADPQVDRWCVQAVQAPDERTRAAARAAIANRVARDVPYVPIDWPLGRYARTPRLHGVAPQPDGEDLWNLAEWRIDSDHA; encoded by the coding sequence GTGAGCGTGCGCGGCGCGCTGGCGAGCCTGGCGCTGGCCGGCGCGCTGCTGGCCGGCTGCGCGCCGGCGCATCCGCCGCGCACGGTGCGCGTCGCGATCGCCCTCGAGCCGCACTCGCTCAACCCCGACTTCTCGACGCTGGTCGTCGAGAACGAGATCGCGGGCGCGCTCTTCCAAGGCCTGGTCCGGATCGGCCGCGGCGAGCGCGTCGTCCCCGACGTCGCGCAGGCGCTGCCGAGCCGCGCCAACGGCGGCATCTCCGCCGACGAGCTGACCTACACGTACCGCTTGCGGACGGACGCGCGCTGGAGCGACGGCGTACCGGTCACCGCCGACGACGTGGTCTTCACCTACGGCGTGCTGACCGACCCCAAGCTCGACGTGCCCAACGACGAGCTGGCCGCGCTGGTCGCGTCGGTCCGCGCGCGCGGCGCGCACGCGGTCGTCATCCGGCTGCGCCACCGCAGCGTCGACGCGCTGCGGCTGCTGTTCTGCAACGGCGCGCACGGGAGCATCTTGCCGGCCCACGTCCTGCGGGGCGTCGACCTCAACCGCACCGACTTCGACCGCCGCCCGGTCGGCAGCGGGCCGTTCGTGCTGGCGCGCTGGACGCCGGGCGTCGAGGTGCGGCTGGCTGCGCGCCGCGCCGCCGGCGCGCCGCCGCCGCGCCTGGACGACGTGCGACTGTTGGTCATCCCGGTGCCGACCACGGCCGTCGCCGCCTTGCGCGCGGGCGAGATCGACTACGCGCGCCTGCCGCCGAGCTTCGACGCGCGCCTGCTCGGCGACGGCCTCGTCACCGGTATCGTGCACGGCCGCACGCTGGTGTACCTGAGCTTCGCCACGCAGCGCGCGCCGTTCCGCGACGTGCGCCTGCGGCGCGCCTTGGCCGCGGTGCTCGACCGCGATCGCATCGGCCGCGCGGCGACGACCGGCTTCACCACGCCCGCGCGCACGCTGGTGCCGCCGGACGAGCCCGGCTACGTCGCGCCGGCCGGCGTGCCGCGCACCGACCTCGCCGCCGCACGCGGCGCGTTGGCCGCGCTGCATCCGCACCCGCTGGTGTTGACGCTGTCGGCGGGCAGCCCGTCGATGGAGGCACGCGCGGCGCAGATCGCCGACGCGTGGGAGCGCGCCGGCGTGCGCGTGCAGCTGCGCGCCTTGGCCCCCGCGGTGATGTTCGGCGATCCCGGTCCGCTGTACGAAGGCACCTACGAGGTCGCGCTGACGAACTGGACGTTCGGACCGGGCAGCGATCGCAGCGATCAGCTGGCGAGCTGGGCGCGCGCGCCCAAGGGCGAGAACTTCGCGCAGTACGCCGATCCGCAGGTCGACCGGTGGTGCGTGCAGGCGGTCCAGGCGCCCGACGAGCGGACGCGCGCCGCCGCGCGCGCGGCGATCGCGAACCGGGTCGCGCGCGACGTGCCGTACGTTCCGATCGACTGGCCGCTGGGGCGCTACGCGCGCACGCCGCGGCTGCACGGCGTCGCTCCGCAGCCCGACGGCGAGGACCTGTGGAACCTCGCCGAGTGGCGGATCGACTCAGACCACGCGTAG
- the gcvPB gene encoding aminomethyl-transferring glycine dehydrogenase subunit GcvPB translates to MPQPTSETPLIFETGQDGRANRYLPEGPDLADLLPREALREDLPLPDNSELDVVRHFTRLSQKTFGIDTNFYPLGSCTMKYNPRINDAMANLPALRDLHPFAPDHAAQGALAVMWELERALSSLFGMAAFSLNPAAGAHAELTALLIAKAYFRARGETERTVVIVPDTAHGTNPASAAMVGFTVLSLPSDAHGRVDPADLRAVVGPTTAVCMMTNPNTLGLFEPRIHEVSDVVHEAGGLMYYDGANANALMGNTRPGDMGFDLMHLNLHKTFSIPHGGGGAGAGPVGVAAHLVEYLPTPVVRAFDADHRDVDAPGWQESAELHFALDFDRPKAIGTMRSFWSNFAHMVRALAYCYANGGAGLAQVSKLAVLNANYLRVHLRDVIDVPYDEINRHEFVASAQSLKRETGVRALDLGKALLDRGYHAPTVYFPLIVPECLMIEPTETESKETLDGFIAAFRELIAQAETDPDALLAAPVTTPVGRVDETRAARQPDLRWRPSAS, encoded by the coding sequence GTGCCGCAGCCCACGTCTGAAACGCCCCTGATCTTCGAGACCGGCCAGGACGGTCGCGCCAATCGCTACCTGCCCGAGGGGCCGGACTTGGCCGACCTGCTCCCGCGCGAGGCGCTGCGCGAGGACTTGCCGCTGCCGGACAACAGCGAGCTGGACGTCGTGCGCCACTTCACCCGGCTCTCGCAGAAGACGTTCGGCATCGACACGAACTTCTATCCGCTCGGGTCGTGCACGATGAAATACAACCCGCGCATCAACGACGCGATGGCGAACCTGCCGGCGCTGCGCGACCTGCACCCGTTCGCGCCCGACCACGCCGCGCAAGGCGCGCTGGCGGTGATGTGGGAGCTCGAGCGCGCGCTCAGCTCGCTGTTCGGGATGGCCGCGTTCTCGCTCAACCCGGCTGCCGGCGCGCACGCCGAGCTGACCGCGCTGCTGATCGCGAAAGCGTACTTCCGCGCCCGCGGCGAGACGGAGCGCACCGTCGTCATCGTGCCCGACACCGCGCACGGCACCAACCCCGCCTCGGCCGCGATGGTCGGGTTCACCGTCCTCTCGCTGCCCTCGGACGCGCACGGCCGCGTCGACCCGGCCGATCTGCGCGCGGTCGTCGGCCCGACGACCGCGGTCTGCATGATGACCAACCCCAACACGCTGGGGCTGTTCGAGCCGCGCATCCACGAGGTGTCGGACGTCGTGCACGAGGCCGGCGGGCTGATGTACTACGACGGCGCCAACGCCAACGCGCTGATGGGCAACACGCGCCCCGGCGACATGGGCTTCGACCTCATGCACCTCAACCTGCACAAGACGTTCTCGATCCCGCACGGCGGCGGCGGCGCGGGGGCGGGACCGGTCGGCGTCGCGGCGCACCTGGTCGAGTACCTGCCGACGCCGGTCGTGCGCGCCTTCGACGCCGATCACCGCGACGTCGACGCGCCGGGCTGGCAGGAGAGCGCCGAGCTGCACTTTGCGCTCGACTTCGATCGCCCCAAGGCGATCGGGACGATGCGTTCGTTCTGGTCGAACTTCGCGCACATGGTGCGCGCGCTGGCGTACTGCTACGCCAACGGCGGCGCGGGCCTCGCCCAGGTGTCGAAGCTGGCGGTGCTCAACGCGAACTACCTGCGCGTTCACCTGCGCGACGTGATCGACGTGCCGTACGACGAGATCAACCGGCACGAGTTCGTCGCCTCGGCGCAGTCGCTCAAGCGCGAGACGGGCGTGCGCGCGCTGGATCTGGGCAAGGCGCTGCTCGACCGCGGCTACCACGCGCCGACGGTCTACTTCCCGCTGATCGTCCCCGAGTGCCTGATGATCGAGCCGACCGAGACGGAGTCGAAGGAGACGCTCGACGGGTTCATCGCCGCCTTCCGCGAGCTGATCGCGCAGGCCGAGACGGACCCCGACGCGCTGCTGGCGGCGCCGGTGACGACGCCGGTCGGACGCGTCGACGAGACGCGCGCCGCGCGCCAGCCCGATCTGCGCTGGCGGCCCTCGGCGAGCTAG
- the gcvPA gene encoding aminomethyl-transferring glycine dehydrogenase subunit GcvPA: protein MPAGHPFLHQRPACGPRSRPIYTPHTPSDIEAMLRAVGVGSLDELVRVPDAVALREPLSLMPQLSEIEIAERFRRFADRTSAQEYVSFLGAGAYRHYMPPVVGALAMRGEFLTSYTPYQAEVSQGYLQAIYEWQTYVALLTGLDVANASVYDGATALAEGAIMAVNATGRKAVLISSAVHPNYRAVLRTYAEGLELEIDEVPFAADGRTDWSGLDAALASGRYAAVAVQSPNVFGVIDALPDGAGARISAAKAVPIAVVAEALSLAALAPPASWGAEICVGEGQSFGNAVAYGGPHVGFIAATNAHLRRVPGRLVGKSVDAQGRTAYVLTLQAREQHIRREKATSNICTNQAHCALCATIYLAAMGKTGLRDCAALNVARTRELRAKTTALPGFAARFDGPVFNEFALRVPGRAADVLVALERHGILGGLDLGRFYPELDDCILMTATELIGSADVDRLVTALSEIPARAAAHV from the coding sequence ATCCCCGCCGGTCACCCTTTTCTCCACCAACGGCCCGCTTGCGGGCCCCGGAGTCGTCCCATCTACACGCCGCACACCCCCTCGGACATCGAGGCGATGCTGCGCGCCGTCGGAGTCGGGTCGTTGGACGAGCTCGTCCGCGTCCCGGACGCGGTCGCGCTGCGCGAACCCCTCTCCCTCATGCCGCAGCTCAGCGAGATCGAGATCGCCGAGCGCTTTCGCCGCTTCGCCGACCGTACCAGCGCCCAGGAGTACGTCAGCTTCCTGGGCGCCGGCGCGTACCGCCACTACATGCCGCCGGTCGTCGGCGCGCTGGCGATGCGCGGTGAGTTCCTGACCTCGTACACGCCGTATCAGGCCGAGGTCTCGCAGGGCTACCTGCAGGCGATCTACGAGTGGCAGACCTACGTCGCGCTGCTGACCGGCCTGGACGTCGCCAACGCCTCGGTGTACGACGGCGCGACGGCGCTGGCCGAGGGTGCGATCATGGCGGTCAACGCGACCGGCCGCAAAGCCGTGCTGATCTCGTCGGCCGTGCACCCGAACTATCGCGCGGTGCTGCGCACCTACGCCGAAGGGCTCGAGCTCGAGATCGACGAGGTGCCGTTCGCCGCCGACGGCCGCACCGATTGGAGCGGGCTCGACGCGGCCCTCGCGAGCGGCCGCTACGCGGCGGTCGCGGTGCAGTCGCCCAACGTCTTCGGCGTCATCGACGCGCTGCCCGACGGCGCCGGCGCGCGCATCAGCGCGGCCAAGGCCGTTCCGATCGCGGTCGTCGCCGAAGCGCTCTCGCTGGCCGCGCTGGCACCGCCGGCCTCGTGGGGCGCCGAGATCTGCGTGGGCGAGGGGCAATCGTTCGGCAACGCGGTCGCCTACGGGGGCCCCCACGTCGGCTTCATCGCCGCGACCAACGCGCACCTGCGCCGCGTCCCGGGCCGGCTGGTCGGCAAGTCGGTCGACGCGCAGGGCCGCACGGCGTACGTGCTCACGCTGCAGGCGCGCGAGCAGCACATCCGCCGCGAGAAAGCGACCTCGAACATCTGCACCAATCAGGCGCACTGCGCGCTGTGCGCGACCATCTACCTGGCGGCGATGGGGAAGACGGGGCTGCGTGACTGCGCCGCGCTCAACGTGGCGCGCACGCGCGAGCTGCGCGCCAAGACGACGGCGCTGCCGGGCTTCGCCGCGCGCTTCGACGGGCCGGTCTTCAACGAGTTCGCGCTGCGCGTCCCCGGCCGCGCCGCCGACGTGCTGGTCGCGCTCGAACGGCACGGCATCCTCGGCGGTCTGGACCTGGGACGCTTCTATCCCGAGCTCGACGACTGCATCCTCATGACGGCGACGGAACTGATCGGCAGCGCCGACGTCGATCGCCTCGTCACCGCCCTCTCGGAGATTCCGGCCCGTGCCGCAGCCCACGTCTGA
- the gcvH gene encoding glycine cleavage system protein GcvH, whose protein sequence is MADTAPAGLRYSKEHEWVALEGDVATVGITDYAQSSLGDIVYVELPRVGGTLTQFANIGVVESVKAVSDIFTPVGGEVVGINEAIEGDPAVVNRDPYGEGWLFKVKLADVGQIDELMGATAYEQLISEA, encoded by the coding sequence ATGGCAGACACCGCGCCGGCAGGCTTGCGCTACAGCAAAGAACACGAATGGGTCGCGCTCGAGGGTGACGTCGCGACGGTCGGGATCACCGATTACGCGCAGTCCTCGCTGGGGGACATCGTCTACGTCGAGCTGCCCCGGGTCGGCGGCACGCTGACCCAGTTCGCGAACATCGGCGTCGTCGAGTCGGTGAAGGCCGTCTCCGACATCTTCACCCCCGTCGGCGGCGAGGTCGTCGGGATCAACGAGGCCATCGAGGGCGATCCGGCGGTGGTCAACCGCGACCCGTACGGCGAGGGCTGGTTGTTCAAGGTCAAGCTCGCCGACGTCGGCCAGATCGACGAGCTGATGGGCGCGACCGCCTACGAGCAGCTGATCTCCGAGGCGTAG
- the gcvT gene encoding glycine cleavage system aminomethyltransferase GcvT, with amino-acid sequence MTDSGALRRTALHDAHLALGARMVPFGGFEMPVQYSSILAEHDAVRKRAGLFDLSHMGQFELRGHDVGSWAETLTINTVANMKPGQARYNVFTNAAGGAHDDVIFYRLDADRWLLVVNASNADAMWQHLIAERYGDVDLHNLHGDRALIAIQGPRSVEWLQPNVDADLAGMRYYSCVETKVRGLGDPVLVARTGYTGEDGFELFLPGEDATGVWDLLLAQWREDGLLPCGLGARDVLRLEAGMPLYGNELSETITPLQAGIGWAIKFQKAAFRGKEALEAQRDAGDYPRIAGLVMDGPVPARSGYAVFANGERVGTVRSGSIGPSVGKNVATALLTPSAAVEGTALEVEVRGARHPAHVVALPFYTRPKA; translated from the coding sequence ATGACCGACTCCGGAGCCCTCCGCCGTACCGCTTTGCACGACGCCCACCTGGCCTTGGGCGCACGGATGGTCCCCTTCGGCGGCTTCGAGATGCCGGTGCAGTATTCGAGCATCCTGGCCGAGCACGACGCGGTGCGCAAGCGCGCGGGTTTGTTCGACCTCTCGCACATGGGGCAGTTCGAGCTGCGCGGCCACGACGTCGGCTCGTGGGCCGAGACGCTGACCATCAACACCGTCGCGAACATGAAGCCCGGTCAGGCGCGCTACAACGTCTTCACCAACGCCGCGGGCGGCGCGCACGACGACGTCATCTTCTACCGGCTGGACGCCGACCGCTGGCTGCTGGTCGTCAACGCGTCGAACGCAGACGCGATGTGGCAGCATCTGATCGCCGAACGCTACGGCGACGTCGACCTGCACAATCTGCACGGCGATCGCGCGCTGATCGCGATCCAGGGGCCGCGTTCGGTCGAGTGGCTGCAGCCGAACGTCGACGCCGACCTCGCCGGGATGCGCTATTACAGCTGTGTCGAGACGAAGGTACGCGGGCTCGGCGACCCCGTGCTCGTCGCGCGCACCGGCTACACCGGCGAGGACGGCTTCGAGCTGTTCTTGCCCGGCGAGGACGCGACCGGCGTGTGGGATCTGCTGCTGGCCCAGTGGCGCGAGGACGGACTCTTGCCCTGCGGGCTGGGCGCGCGCGACGTGCTGCGGCTCGAAGCCGGGATGCCCCTCTACGGCAACGAGCTGAGCGAGACGATCACGCCGCTGCAAGCCGGAATCGGTTGGGCGATCAAGTTCCAGAAAGCCGCCTTCCGCGGCAAGGAAGCGCTCGAGGCGCAGCGCGACGCCGGCGACTATCCGCGCATCGCCGGCCTGGTGATGGACGGCCCGGTGCCCGCGCGCAGCGGCTACGCGGTGTTCGCGAACGGCGAGCGCGTCGGCACGGTGCGCAGCGGCTCGATCGGTCCGTCGGTCGGCAAGAACGTGGCCACCGCGCTGCTGACCCCGTCCGCCGCGGTCGAAGGAACGGCGCTCGAGGTCGAGGTCCGCGGCGCGCGTCATCCCGCGCACGTCGTCGCCCTGCCGTTCTACACGCGCCCCAAGGCGTGA
- a CDS encoding helix-turn-helix transcriptional regulator, producing MKAARETAVRTSVTGGDTPDRAVVRRRAPVCAYVTDLQLAVQSTTVADPFAAWRDAERAPDAPGGLPAIVEQAARDALDGLDLETAGEQIIFPLPSLVVRIVPLERDGAVGLALFLERVRAGTDLDAVAQRYRISARELAVARLLIEGASLEEVGRQLTIAAPTVAAHVRSLVVKTGSRRRAEMVARLLGW from the coding sequence ATGAAGGCGGCGCGCGAAACGGCCGTTCGAACGAGCGTGACCGGCGGGGACACGCCGGATCGCGCCGTCGTGCGGCGCCGCGCGCCCGTCTGCGCCTACGTCACCGATCTGCAGCTCGCCGTTCAGTCGACGACGGTCGCCGATCCCTTCGCGGCCTGGCGCGACGCCGAGCGGGCACCGGACGCGCCCGGCGGCTTACCGGCGATCGTGGAGCAGGCGGCGCGCGACGCGCTCGACGGCCTCGATCTGGAGACCGCCGGCGAGCAGATCATCTTCCCGCTGCCGTCGTTGGTCGTTCGCATCGTTCCGCTCGAGCGCGACGGCGCGGTCGGGCTGGCGCTCTTCCTCGAACGCGTGCGGGCCGGCACCGACCTCGACGCGGTCGCGCAGCGCTACCGGATCTCCGCCCGCGAGCTGGCCGTCGCGCGGCTGTTGATCGAAGGCGCCTCGCTCGAGGAGGTCGGCCGGCAGCTGACGATCGCGGCGCCGACCGTCGCCGCACACGTGCGCAGCTTGGTGGTCAAGACCGGCTCGCGCCGCCGCGCCGAGATGGTGGCGCGTCTGTTGGGCTGGTAG
- a CDS encoding methyltransferase domain-containing protein translates to MTRMLLALADHRNDASWAARLRQRRFALFLDLLARLPRPISVCDVGGTTEFWRGLSLPDEDDVSVTVVNLERQQPAGERIQTLVGDARELPFDAGSFDVVYSNSVIEHVGTFADQRRMAREVMRVAPRYFVQTPSYFFPIEPHFLVPGFQFLPFEVRAALLVRRRLGWVARAESMERAREEVRSVRLLRRSQVRALFPDAKIHVEKILGLTKSYVAYGGWEGPTSPTDAPPSRRGGASRS, encoded by the coding sequence ATGACGAGGATGCTGCTCGCACTCGCCGACCACCGCAACGACGCGTCGTGGGCCGCGCGGCTGCGTCAACGGCGTTTCGCGCTCTTCCTGGATTTGCTCGCGCGCCTGCCGCGTCCGATCTCGGTATGCGACGTCGGCGGGACGACCGAATTCTGGCGCGGGCTCTCGCTGCCCGACGAGGACGACGTCTCGGTCACCGTCGTCAACCTCGAACGGCAACAGCCCGCGGGCGAGCGAATTCAAACGCTCGTCGGCGACGCACGCGAGCTACCCTTCGACGCCGGCAGTTTCGACGTGGTCTATTCGAACTCGGTGATCGAACACGTCGGCACGTTTGCCGATCAGCGGCGCATGGCGCGCGAAGTCATGCGCGTCGCGCCGCGCTATTTCGTCCAAACGCCGTCGTACTTCTTTCCGATCGAACCGCACTTCTTGGTTCCGGGCTTCCAGTTCTTGCCGTTCGAGGTGCGCGCGGCGCTGCTCGTGCGGCGCCGGCTGGGCTGGGTCGCGCGCGCCGAGTCGATGGAGCGGGCGCGAGAAGAGGTGCGGTCGGTGCGGCTGCTGCGGCGTTCCCAAGTGCGCGCGCTCTTCCCCGACGCGAAGATCCACGTCGAGAAGATCCTCGGCCTGACCAAGAGCTACGTCGCCTACGGCGGGTGGGAGGGCCCTACCAGCCCAACAGACGCGCCACCATCTCGGCGCGGCGGCGCGAGCCGGTCTTGA
- a CDS encoding glycoside hydrolase family 16 protein, which produces MLSASYVRAHHVAATTGTPSPLCLNGTRYVVTFDDEFSSFRPYDPATGRGVWDTAYTWGRMNPGARDAAMYVDPGFGVQHGVSLGLNPFSVSGDGLTITARVAPPAVAALPGRPAYVSGVITTAHSFSQTYGYFEARMRLSRGRGLWPSFWMLPVIGYPPEIDVMEILGQEPARVYQTTHAVDKSTQQIVSTEANPDGFHSYGVAWAPSTITYYVDGRVTGTVGNISNQPMYLLANLQVGGVGSWPGTPDASTTFPTSATIRYVRGYEAAGACPVH; this is translated from the coding sequence ATGCTGTCGGCAAGCTACGTCCGGGCTCATCACGTCGCGGCCACCACCGGCACACCGTCGCCGCTCTGCCTGAACGGGACGCGCTACGTCGTCACCTTCGACGACGAGTTCTCCTCGTTTCGGCCGTACGATCCGGCCACCGGACGCGGCGTGTGGGATACCGCCTACACCTGGGGACGCATGAATCCCGGAGCGCGAGACGCTGCCATGTACGTCGATCCCGGCTTCGGCGTGCAACACGGCGTTTCGCTCGGCTTGAACCCCTTCTCGGTCTCCGGCGACGGTTTGACGATCACCGCGCGGGTCGCACCGCCGGCCGTCGCCGCGCTGCCGGGACGACCGGCCTACGTTTCCGGCGTCATCACGACGGCGCACAGCTTCTCGCAGACCTACGGCTACTTCGAGGCGCGCATGCGGCTCTCGCGCGGTCGCGGACTCTGGCCTTCGTTTTGGATGCTGCCCGTCATCGGCTATCCGCCGGAAATCGACGTCATGGAGATCCTGGGGCAAGAGCCGGCGCGCGTGTATCAGACGACCCACGCCGTCGACAAGTCGACGCAGCAGATCGTCTCGACGGAGGCGAACCCGGACGGGTTCCATTCGTACGGCGTGGCCTGGGCGCCGTCGACCATCACGTACTACGTCGACGGACGCGTGACCGGCACGGTCGGCAACATCTCCAATCAGCCGATGTATCTGTTGGCGAACTTGCAAGTCGGCGGCGTCGGAAGCTGGCCGGGAACGCCCGACGCGTCGACGACGTTCCCCACCTCGGCGACGATTCGGTACGTTCGGGGCTACGAAGCCGCGGGCGCTTGTCCCGTCCATTGA